One stretch of Zingiber officinale cultivar Zhangliang chromosome 6B, Zo_v1.1, whole genome shotgun sequence DNA includes these proteins:
- the LOC121992865 gene encoding E3 ubiquitin-protein ligase WAV3-like, whose translation MANPWSRAKRAFVLNLCVSVPQTADVDDNGPRTAEAATGGRRASSPSAFSVVSSPGGSAETSELQPRMPTTPTPTSGGLRLRRSLSRSSKKICSICLGTMKAGQGHALFTAECSHTFHFQCIAFNVKYGNYMCPVCRAKWKELPIQAPLITEHPHGRARVNPVNWSQEDGQMTVMHMLRRTNSTNQQHRPFSYFYASEPSTFNDDEPLNFQSVTGEIMQQNCVRTVEIKSVPLFSAIPKSVSQENFIVLVHLKSPNAISENSPSRNLNVAPGMLWSSRAPVDLVTILDVSGSMAGTKLALLKRAMSFVIQNLGPLDRLSVIAFSSSARRLFPLRRMTESGRQQALLAVNSLVSSGGTNIADALRKGAKVIEERKEQNPVCSIILLSDGQDTYTMASSWSRNPSTHQDYRSLIPLSILGHTAHKIPVHAFGFGTDHDSTAMHSISEISGGTFSFIETEVVIQDAFAQCIGGLLSVVVKEMQLTVESVQPGVQIVAIKSGSYANRVEDNMLSGSINVGDLYADEERDFLVYINLPPSEDTPQLRVCCTYTDAVSKETVSLRDDVKIERPETVESYTPSVVVDREIIRVQAAEAMQDARDAADRGALDEAVYILGEQRRKLTDSLAGLSGDQLCLALDAELREMQERMASQQRYESSGRAYLLSGLSSHSWQRATARGDSTESASLVHAYQTPSMVDMLHRSQTFSPSPRVPTQPIQPSRSFSVRPQPR comes from the exons ATGGCGAACCCGTGGAGTCGAGCGAAGAGAGCCTTTGTGCTCAATCTTTGCGTTTCTGTACCCCAGACCGCGGACGTCGACGACAACGGCCCTCGGACGGCCGAGGCTGCGACCGGAGGCAGGAGGGCGTCGAGTCCCTCCGCCTTCTCGGTGGTGTCTTCTCCAGGTGGTTCGGCAGAGACGTCGGAACTCCAGCCGCGGATGCCTACAACGCCGACTCCGACCTCCGGCGGCCTCCGGCTTCGTAGATCCTTAAGCAGATCGTCAAAG AAGATATGCTCCATTTGTCTTGGTACCATGAAAGCTGGGCAAGGCCATGCACTCTTCACTGCTGAATGCTCACACACATTTCACTTCCAGTGCATCGCCTTCAATGTGAAATATGGAAACTATATGTGTCCAGTTTGCAGAGCTAAGTGGAAAGAGTTGCCCATTCAAGCCCCCCTCATCACTGAACACCCTCATGGTAGAGCTAGAGTAAATCCAGTCAACTGGTCACAAGAAGATGGCCAAATGACGGTTATGCACATGCTTCGTCGAACAAACTCAACTAATCAGCAACATCGTCCCTTTTCTTATTTCTATGCTTCTGAACCGAGCACTTTCAATGACGATGAGCCTCTAAACTTCCAGTCAGTAACAGGGGAAATTATGCAGCAAAATTGTGTCAGAACTGTAGAAATCAAATCGGTTCCATTATTCTCAGCCATTCCAAAATCAGTCTCCCAAGAAAACTTCATTGTACTGGTACATCTTAAGTCTCCTAATGCTATCAGCGAAAATAGCCCTAGTAGAAACCTCAATGTTGCTCCTGGAATGTTGTGGAGTTCTCGTGCTCCTGTAGATCTTGTCACTATACTTGATGTCAGTGGCAGCATGGCAGGCACCAAACTAGCACTTTTGAAACGTGCCATGAGTTTTGTAATCCAAAATCTTGGCCCCCTTGATCGGCTTTCAGTTATCGCTTTCTCATCATCTGCACGGCGACTTTTCCCCCTCAGGAGGATGACAGAATCTGGCAGGCAGCAAGCACTGCTAGCTGTAAATTCATTAGTATCAAGCGGCGGCACTAATATTGCAGATGCCCTCAGAAAAGGTGCCAAAGTGATCGAAGAACGCAAGGAGCAGAACCCAGTCTGCAGTATTATCCTTCTATCTGACGGGCAGGACACATACACTATGGCTTCCAGTTGGAGTAGAAATCCTTCGACTCATCAAGACTACAGGTCACTTATTCCATTGTCAATTCTTGGTCACACAGCCCACAAGATTCCGGTCCATgcttttggttttggtacagacCATGATTCCACTGCAATGCATTCAATCTCTGAGATTTCTGGTGGAACATTCTCTTTTATTGAAACTGAGGTTGTGATTCAAGATGCTTTTGCCCAGTGTATTGGTGGGCTGCTGAGTGTGGTTGTGAAAGAGATGCAGTTGACGGTGGAGTCTGTGCAACCCGGTGTGCAAATTGTTGCAATTAAATCTGGCAGCTATGCGAATCGGGTAGAAGATAATATgctgtctggatcgatcaatgtaGGCGACCTCTATGCAGACGAGGAGAGGGATTTTCTTGTGTATATTAACCTTCCACCTTCCGAAGACACCCCCCAGCTCAGGGTGTGCTGTACATACACAGATGCCGTCTCCAAAGAAACTGTTAGTCTGCGAGATGACGTAAAAATTGAAAGGCCAGAAACCGTCGAATCATACACACCATCTGTGGTGGTTGACAGAGAGATAATTCGCGTCCAAGCTGCTGAGGCAATGCAGGATGCGAGGGATGCTGCTGATCGTGGTGCTCTAGATGAAGCAGTATATATACTTGGGGAGCAGAGGAGGAAACTGACTGACTCATTAGCAGGACTGTCTGGCGACCAACTTTGCTTGGCTCTGGATGCAGAACTAAGAGAGATGCAAGAGAGGATGGCCAGCCAGCAGAGGTACGAATCTTCGGGACGGGCATATCTGCTATCAGGGCTGAGCTCACACTCATGGCAGAGGGCAACAGCACGCGGAGACTCCACAGAGTCTGCTAGCCTCGTTCATGCTTATCAGACTCCCTCAATGGTCGACATGTTGCATCGTTCACAGACATTTTCCCCTTCCCCAAGGGTTCCCACCCAGCCTATTCAACCTTCAAGGTCATTCTCTGTGCGACCTCAACCGAGGTGA